One genomic window of Candidatus Baltobacteraceae bacterium includes the following:
- a CDS encoding NAD(P)-dependent oxidoreductase, which translates to METIVFYGAGMLGSGFVRAFRRRGVAVHVWNRTFEKAQALEACGAVAFRSAAEAARGATRVHLCLRDDAAVDETFAAARPGIAPKTPIVDHTTVTPRGVLDRAKRLNDAGYTFLHAPVFMGPPQAEQATGTMLASGPKGDFEALHPSLAPMTGEVRYLGARVDLASIFKLMGNAMILAVVGGLNDVFSLAEACGVTREEAYTLFDFYHPEGQITGRGKRMSQADYEPTWTLEMAHKDATLMLQTANDRSLPIIAAIESRLRYAIERGFGDQDLAAIAKS; encoded by the coding sequence ATGGAAACTATTGTGTTTTACGGAGCAGGCATGCTCGGCTCGGGCTTCGTTCGGGCATTTCGCCGCCGCGGCGTCGCCGTGCACGTCTGGAACCGCACGTTCGAAAAAGCGCAGGCGCTTGAAGCGTGCGGTGCCGTGGCCTTCCGCAGCGCTGCAGAGGCGGCGCGCGGCGCGACGCGCGTTCATTTGTGCCTGCGCGACGACGCGGCCGTCGACGAGACGTTTGCCGCCGCTCGCCCGGGCATCGCGCCGAAGACGCCGATCGTGGATCACACAACCGTCACGCCGCGCGGCGTCCTGGATCGCGCGAAGCGCTTGAACGACGCGGGATACACGTTCCTCCACGCGCCGGTGTTCATGGGGCCGCCCCAGGCCGAACAGGCTACCGGGACGATGCTCGCCTCCGGGCCGAAGGGCGATTTCGAGGCCTTGCACCCTTCGCTCGCGCCGATGACCGGCGAAGTTCGCTATCTGGGTGCGCGTGTGGATCTCGCCTCGATTTTTAAACTTATGGGCAACGCGATGATTCTCGCAGTTGTCGGCGGATTAAACGACGTCTTCAGCCTGGCCGAAGCGTGCGGCGTCACCCGCGAAGAGGCCTACACGCTCTTCGATTTCTACCATCCCGAAGGACAAATTACCGGTCGCGGAAAGCGCATGTCGCAGGCCGATTACGAGCCCACGTGGACGCTTGAGATGGCGCACAAAGACGCAACGCTGATGCTGCAAACGGCAAACGATCGAAGCCTGCCTATTATCGCGGCGATTGAAAGCAGACTTCGCTATGCAATAGAGCGGGGATTCGGCGACCAGGACCTGGCAGCTATCGCTAAAAGTTAA